The following are encoded together in the Methanosarcina flavescens genome:
- a CDS encoding SpoIIAA family protein, with amino-acid sequence MIEIIEGLPDNVVAVRVSGEVTGDDYSKVLIPAIEDKIQKYGKIRMLYQMDKELEWFTISAMLEDAKVGIRNLTAFEKIAVVSDVDWMNSAVGLFKFIIPFPVRTYKNEKLSEAKAWISE; translated from the coding sequence ATGATAGAGATTATAGAGGGTTTGCCGGATAATGTAGTAGCAGTTAGAGTAAGTGGAGAGGTAACCGGGGACGATTACAGCAAGGTGCTAATTCCTGCTATTGAAGATAAGATACAAAAGTATGGAAAGATCCGAATGCTTTACCAGATGGATAAAGAACTCGAGTGGTTCACCATCAGTGCCATGTTGGAGGATGCTAAGGTTGGCATAAGGAACCTTACAGCGTTTGAAAAAATCGCAGTTGTTTCTGATGTGGACTGGATGAACAGTGCAGTTGGGCTCTTTAAGTTTATCATTCCCTTTCCGGTGAGAACATATAAAAACGAAAAACTCTCTGAAGCAAAAGCCTGGATCAGTGAATGA
- a CDS encoding ATP-binding cassette domain-containing protein: MEDNIIEVNGLEYFFGEIKAVDNISFTVKKGEIFSFLGPNGAGKSTVINILTTLLPVQKGNVKIAGYDLKKEPEKVREAIGIVFQELTLDRDMTVKEILEYHGRLYSMPKAARQERIDELLELVELEGKRDTLTRHLSGGMKRRLEIARGLMTRPKVLFMDEPTLGLDPQTRIRIWDYVRDINQKGTTIFLTTHYMDEADQLSYRISIIDHGKIVVTGRPWELKNALGQDLIYLETSDNWTASDLLKKLESVKGVREKSKGIIAMVNVDGTYLLPEIIDKLKSGGIRIRAVNLKKPSMDDVFVHYTGRELRDTGMEKGSTVSQRARGR; encoded by the coding sequence CTGGAAGACAATATAATAGAGGTAAATGGTCTTGAATATTTTTTCGGCGAGATAAAAGCTGTCGATAATATCAGTTTTACGGTGAAAAAAGGGGAAATTTTCTCCTTCCTGGGACCGAATGGAGCAGGGAAAAGTACTGTGATTAATATTCTTACCACGCTGCTGCCCGTTCAGAAAGGAAACGTGAAAATTGCGGGCTACGATTTGAAAAAAGAGCCCGAGAAGGTCAGGGAGGCTATAGGGATTGTTTTTCAGGAACTGACTCTTGACAGGGATATGACCGTGAAGGAAATCCTGGAATATCACGGGAGGCTTTATTCCATGCCAAAAGCTGCAAGGCAGGAGAGAATTGATGAGCTTCTCGAACTGGTAGAACTTGAAGGAAAGAGGGATACTCTGACAAGGCATCTAAGCGGCGGGATGAAGCGCAGGCTTGAGATTGCACGGGGGCTTATGACCCGACCGAAAGTGCTTTTCATGGATGAGCCTACATTAGGGCTTGACCCTCAGACACGAATAAGGATCTGGGATTATGTAAGAGATATAAACCAGAAGGGGACGACCATTTTCCTGACAACCCATTATATGGATGAAGCCGACCAGCTAAGTTACAGGATAAGCATTATTGATCACGGGAAGATTGTTGTCACAGGCCGGCCCTGGGAGTTAAAAAACGCGCTTGGCCAGGATCTCATATATCTTGAAACCAGCGACAACTGGACTGCTTCAGACCTGTTGAAGAAGCTAGAGAGTGTAAAAGGAGTACGGGAAAAATCAAAAGGAATAATTGCTATGGTCAATGTGGATGGCACCTACCTGCTGCCCGAGATAATAGATAAGCTTAAAAGCGGAGGAATAAGGATCAGAGCCGTAAACCTGAAAAAACCGTCAATGGATGATGTTTTTGTCCATTATACAGGCAGGGAACTGCGGGATACCGGCATGGAAAAAGGCTCGACTGTGTCCCAGAGGGCGAGGGGGCGCTAA
- a CDS encoding ABC transporter permease, with amino-acid sequence MHTGFLTIYWRDMLRFVRFRTLLFASLVQPALWLAFFGIAMSNNFERLTATMPATPGVRTVGYLTFIGAGVIAMTTLFTSLFGGTVLLFDKNWGLMRETLSSPLPRIHIIIGIGLSAMTKSLIQASVIMGFGLLLGVQFFEGYTPAQTIFSLLGIGLFIGVFSLGFLFLSAAIAITMESPEGMQAVITLLTMPFFFTSNALYPVNSFPPVLRALSTINPLTHIVSGIRYFAIGSDFSSIGLRYTYTQQGTLISFMALLAFAGIMFLIARWRFTKVTVT; translated from the coding sequence ATGCATACAGGCTTCCTTACCATCTACTGGCGGGATATGCTAAGGTTTGTCCGGTTCAGGACTCTTCTGTTTGCTTCACTTGTCCAGCCTGCTCTCTGGCTTGCCTTCTTCGGAATCGCAATGTCAAACAACTTTGAAAGATTGACTGCAACCATGCCAGCCACTCCTGGGGTCAGGACTGTGGGTTACCTGACATTTATAGGCGCAGGCGTTATTGCCATGACCACGCTTTTTACAAGCCTTTTCGGGGGGACAGTTCTGCTTTTTGATAAAAACTGGGGGCTTATGCGGGAGACACTCTCAAGTCCTCTGCCTAGAATCCATATAATCATAGGGATAGGGCTTTCAGCTATGACGAAATCTCTTATCCAGGCCAGTGTTATAATGGGGTTCGGGCTTCTGCTTGGAGTCCAGTTCTTTGAAGGATATACTCCTGCGCAAACTATCTTCTCGCTACTAGGGATTGGGCTTTTCATAGGAGTATTTTCGCTCGGGTTTCTATTCCTTTCAGCTGCAATAGCCATAACAATGGAAAGTCCGGAAGGAATGCAGGCTGTAATAACCCTGCTTACCATGCCTTTCTTTTTCACGAGCAATGCGCTTTATCCTGTGAACTCTTTTCCTCCTGTGCTCCGGGCTCTATCCACAATCAATCCTCTAACGCATATTGTCAGCGGGATAAGATACTTTGCAATAGGGAGCGATTTTTCATCAATCGGACTCCGTTATACTTATACTCAACAGGGAACCCTTATTTCCTTCATGGCTCTGCTGGCTTTTGCGGGAATAATGTTCCTTATTGCAAGGTGGAGGTTTACCAAGGTTACAGTCACATGA
- a CDS encoding YcdB/YcdC domain-containing protein — MRFKLIFILGLILLCAIFVAFASEEGGIIFTKEDAKQIKYPDPSTADVNISFEDAKNKLISENPEVTNESIHGELIDDENFGIIRRVSSKTTNGKSIFAGINASNGELLFVYDGSKNVQGRDSISKDDALKIAEEYIKSRISAEKINEIELEDVNYIGPAADDLPGNYHVSYARIIRGIPSLSDGILLDVNAETGEVLSYDKSWSMDEEEIALIDTEPSITDEKAVEILKEFMSSQPPIGEEKASTVKVLSSSLAWKEDNEDKTRLAWWIRFIDSSFERDDSLPASVLIDAHSGEMLLFDYSRN; from the coding sequence ATGAGATTTAAGCTAATTTTTATATTAGGTTTGATACTATTGTGTGCAATATTTGTAGCTTTTGCTTCTGAAGAGGGGGGAATAATCTTTACGAAAGAAGATGCAAAGCAAATAAAATACCCTGATCCCTCAACTGCAGACGTAAATATTAGTTTTGAGGATGCAAAAAACAAGCTAATCTCAGAAAATCCGGAAGTAACCAATGAATCTATTCATGGAGAGTTGATTGATGATGAAAATTTCGGGATAATCCGGAGAGTGAGCTCAAAAACAACTAATGGAAAAAGCATCTTTGCAGGAATAAATGCCTCTAATGGAGAGCTACTTTTTGTATATGATGGATCAAAGAATGTACAGGGCAGAGACAGTATAAGCAAAGATGATGCTCTGAAAATAGCAGAGGAATATATCAAATCCAGGATTTCAGCGGAAAAAATTAATGAGATTGAGCTTGAAGATGTAAATTACATAGGACCTGCTGCTGACGATCTGCCAGGAAATTATCATGTAAGTTATGCAAGAATTATCAGGGGAATACCTTCTTTATCCGATGGAATACTGCTTGATGTTAATGCAGAAACAGGCGAAGTTTTAAGCTATGACAAAAGCTGGTCTATGGATGAGGAAGAGATAGCACTCATTGATACTGAACCAAGCATTACGGATGAAAAAGCAGTTGAGATTCTCAAAGAATTCATGAGTAGCCAACCACCCATAGGAGAAGAAAAAGCAAGTACTGTAAAAGTTCTTTCGTCGAGCCTTGCCTGGAAAGAGGACAATGAAGATAAAACTCGTCTGGCATGGTGGATCCGGTTCATTGATTCAAGTTTTGAAAGAGATGACAGCCTTCCTGCTTCAGTATTAATTGACGCACATTCAGGAGAAATGTTGCTTTTTGATTATTCAAGAAATTAA
- a CDS encoding SDR family NAD(P)-dependent oxidoreductase: protein MKLKGQTAIVTGGGRGIGRAICQSLAGEGANIVIVARTEREIRETARLVEKQGVRALAVKTDIRKEEEVINMVSKAVNAFGRIDILVNNAGVAYGKYLVETSTEEYNEIMDTNVKGMFFCTKYALPHLLKRGEGRIVNISSGAGKRGIPKLSIYCASKFAVIGFTESVAYETGGGVHVYAVCPASVDTGMYRSLHTDEPVLKPEDVAKKVLELCLPETTLPSGSSVEIYRRPVRIV from the coding sequence ATGAAACTGAAGGGTCAGACAGCCATTGTAACCGGTGGGGGAAGAGGAATTGGCAGGGCTATCTGCCAGTCGCTGGCAGGAGAAGGAGCCAATATTGTAATTGTCGCAAGAACCGAGAGAGAAATTCGAGAAACTGCCAGGCTGGTGGAAAAGCAGGGTGTAAGGGCTCTTGCGGTAAAGACGGACATTAGAAAAGAAGAGGAGGTCATTAACATGGTTTCAAAGGCGGTGAATGCCTTTGGAAGAATTGACATCCTCGTAAATAATGCAGGAGTGGCATATGGAAAGTATCTTGTGGAGACTTCAACTGAAGAATATAATGAAATTATGGATACAAATGTAAAGGGAATGTTTTTCTGCACGAAGTACGCCCTTCCCCACCTGCTTAAAAGGGGAGAAGGCAGGATCGTAAATATATCATCAGGGGCAGGAAAGCGTGGCATACCAAAATTATCAATATACTGTGCCTCAAAATTTGCGGTAATCGGTTTTACGGAGTCTGTTGCCTACGAAACCGGAGGTGGGGTTCATGTATATGCGGTCTGCCCTGCTAGCGTGGATACCGGCATGTACCGGTCGCTGCATACCGATGAGCCAGTCCTCAAACCCGAAGATGTTGCAAAAAAGGTTCTGGAACTCTGTTTGCCTGAAACAACGCTTCCTTCAGGCTCCTCAGTCGAGATTTACAGGCGGCCTGTAAGGATAGTTTGA
- a CDS encoding phosphoribosyltransferase → MFKNRKDAGEKLAKALEKYREENPVILAIPRGGVEVGLQVAAKLNADFSLVIARKLPFPDNPEAGFGAIAEDGSTFILESAYYWLEGETIERIKQQQIAEIERRIKTLRGDKPLPEIRGRTVILIDDGIAMGSTMRAAIELCRNRKAGKVVVAVPVAGREVAEELQKKVDDLIVLETPAYFRAVAQVYERWYDVSDEEVLDLLRERIREKEQKDQEFHGLEA, encoded by the coding sequence ATGTTTAAAAACCGTAAAGATGCAGGGGAGAAGCTTGCAAAAGCTCTTGAGAAATACAGGGAAGAAAATCCCGTTATTCTTGCAATCCCTCGCGGAGGAGTGGAAGTAGGACTGCAGGTTGCAGCAAAGCTTAATGCTGATTTTTCCCTCGTTATCGCAAGGAAACTGCCTTTTCCGGATAACCCCGAAGCCGGATTTGGGGCAATAGCCGAGGATGGGAGTACGTTTATTTTAGAAAGTGCATACTACTGGCTTGAAGGGGAAACTATTGAAAGGATAAAACAACAGCAGATTGCCGAGATAGAAAGGCGCATAAAAACCCTAAGAGGAGACAAGCCCCTGCCAGAGATCAGGGGAAGAACAGTTATCCTTATTGATGATGGCATTGCAATGGGGTCTACAATGCGGGCAGCCATTGAACTTTGCAGAAACAGAAAAGCCGGAAAAGTCGTGGTTGCAGTACCTGTAGCCGGAAGAGAGGTTGCAGAGGAACTTCAGAAGAAAGTGGATGATCTCATAGTGCTTGAAACTCCTGCATATTTCAGGGCTGTTGCTCAGGTTTATGAGAGATGGTACGATGTCTCGGATGAAGAGGTGCTTGACCTGCTCAGAGAGAGGATAAGGGAAAAAGAACAGAAAGATCAAGAATTTCATGGGCTGGAAGCCTGA
- a CDS encoding inorganic phosphate transporter codes for MDILIIALTLAGLYMAWNIGANDLANAMGTSVGTGSLSIKQVVIIAAVFELLGAVLFGDRVTETIANGIVPIDAVGSIHPNIVAVGMLAAILAASFWVTLTTFYNLPVSTSHSIVGSVLGFGLVAAYNGTISFSDIHWGEISKIVASWFVSPVLGAIFAYVTFSIIRKIYLHRAIDLPFVEKKFISLQLITGCYIAFAHGSNDVANAVGPLGAALKVMGVAGTEAGIPIWVLVMGGLGMVIGMATWGYKVVLTIGSKITELTPTRGFSAQFATASVVLLHSYSSLPISTTHTLVGSVIGVGLAGGIAAVDLRVIWRIISSWIATVPIAALTSALIFVGLEVIFL; via the coding sequence ATGGATATACTTATCATAGCACTTACTTTAGCAGGTCTTTACATGGCCTGGAATATAGGGGCAAATGACCTCGCAAATGCTATGGGAACCTCGGTTGGAACGGGATCCTTATCGATCAAACAAGTGGTCATTATTGCTGCTGTCTTTGAACTTTTAGGCGCCGTACTCTTCGGTGATCGTGTTACTGAGACAATTGCAAACGGCATTGTTCCCATTGATGCGGTCGGAAGCATCCATCCCAATATAGTTGCAGTTGGAATGCTGGCTGCAATTCTCGCAGCAAGCTTCTGGGTAACCCTTACAACCTTCTACAATCTCCCCGTTTCAACCAGCCATTCTATTGTTGGTTCTGTACTCGGCTTTGGGCTGGTTGCAGCCTACAACGGAACTATCTCTTTTTCTGACATCCACTGGGGAGAGATTTCAAAAATTGTTGCCAGCTGGTTTGTGTCTCCAGTTCTTGGGGCTATTTTTGCTTACGTGACCTTTTCTATAATAAGAAAGATTTACCTTCACAGAGCTATAGACCTGCCTTTCGTTGAGAAAAAATTCATATCCTTACAACTCATAACTGGTTGCTATATCGCATTTGCGCACGGATCAAATGATGTAGCAAACGCTGTAGGTCCTCTCGGTGCAGCGCTTAAGGTTATGGGAGTGGCAGGAACAGAAGCCGGAATCCCCATCTGGGTGCTTGTAATGGGAGGTCTTGGAATGGTAATAGGAATGGCCACCTGGGGTTATAAAGTGGTTCTAACCATCGGCTCCAAGATTACGGAACTAACTCCAACACGTGGTTTTTCTGCTCAGTTTGCAACAGCTTCTGTGGTTCTGCTTCACAGTTACAGTTCCCTCCCAATTTCGACTACACACACACTTGTAGGTTCGGTTATAGGGGTTGGGCTTGCAGGCGGAATTGCAGCGGTTGACCTGCGCGTGATATGGAGGATTATTTCTTCCTGGATAGCAACAGTTCCTATAGCTGCCCTTACATCAGCATTGATCTTTGTAGGGCTTGAGGTGATCTTCTTATGA
- a CDS encoding TIGR00153 family protein, which produces MKDYIRSVLDVVAESPFVPLEAHAKKGVLAVEKLAEAMEAYCEGNYAILEERTEEIDKLEHEADKLKQKIRTGIPSSVRLPVNKKDLLSFLKQQDSIADYAQAAAYWMTLRPCKNIPDKIKEGFLELMGTSLKTARLYDELVGKLYKLLATSFSKEEIKETMTIIPEVEKLEHDVDVLETALLKEIFEHEDTIGGAGVCHLMGLVERIGGIADKSASAADRLRTMIYRR; this is translated from the coding sequence ATGAAAGACTACATCCGCTCCGTCCTTGACGTGGTCGCTGAATCTCCCTTTGTGCCTCTGGAAGCACACGCTAAAAAGGGAGTGCTGGCAGTTGAAAAGCTGGCTGAAGCAATGGAAGCCTATTGTGAAGGAAATTATGCCATACTTGAAGAGAGGACAGAAGAGATTGACAAGCTGGAACATGAGGCTGACAAACTCAAACAGAAGATAAGGACAGGCATTCCCTCTTCAGTGAGGCTGCCAGTGAACAAAAAGGATCTTCTTTCTTTCCTTAAGCAGCAGGACTCCATTGCTGACTACGCCCAGGCTGCCGCCTACTGGATGACCCTTCGGCCCTGCAAAAACATTCCTGATAAGATTAAGGAAGGCTTTCTGGAGTTAATGGGCACCTCCCTGAAAACTGCAAGGCTATATGATGAACTCGTAGGCAAGCTTTACAAGCTTCTTGCAACTTCCTTCAGCAAGGAAGAAATAAAGGAGACAATGACCATAATTCCTGAAGTCGAAAAACTTGAGCATGATGTGGATGTGCTTGAAACAGCCCTTTTAAAAGAGATCTTCGAACATGAGGACACTATCGGAGGCGCGGGAGTTTGCCACCTTATGGGGCTTGTCGAAAGGATAGGAGGCATTGCCGATAAGTCCGCAAGCGCTGCTGATAGGCTGAGAACAATGATTTACAGGAGATGA
- a CDS encoding alpha/beta hydrolase family protein, which translates to MRNKVTICLVLLIIIIVSMGCTFQPGGQQQNNSQINNTTDEGTEDLSDIEGIWMGNLTVPGGLQLRIIFNIFTNPDGSINASMDSPDQGVSGIPVDTVSYKEGNLSLEVKSIEGSFEGVYKESSETIEGEWKQAGSAFPLILNRIEKVPEVQRPQDPVKPYPYTEEEVIYENKEAEIKLAGTLTLPQSEGPFPAVILITGSGQQNRDEEIFGHRPFLVLSDNLTRQGIAVLRVDDRGIGGSTGNFSQATTEDFAGDVLAGVEFLKNRTEINPDQIGLIGHSEGGLIAPIVAVKSPDIAFIVLMAAPGLTGEEILYMQSDLIARAEGVSNETIAQNRALMNRMFSVVKEEENNTIAEEKLREILRAELANLSEEEKANLGYSEAAIDSQVKELSSPWMRFFLIYDPRPTLMRVKCPVLAISGEKDLQVPPKENLLAIDEALRAGGNKDYSVKELPGLNHLFQTAKTGSPSEYARIEETISPVALETIGNWISEHTQ; encoded by the coding sequence ATGAGAAATAAAGTAACAATTTGCTTAGTCTTGCTGATTATTATTATAGTGAGTATGGGATGCACTTTTCAACCAGGTGGGCAACAGCAAAACAATTCACAAATTAATAATACGACTGATGAGGGTACTGAAGATCTTAGCGACATAGAAGGCATCTGGATGGGAAATTTAACAGTCCCAGGTGGGTTGCAGTTAAGGATAATATTCAATATTTTCACTAATCCTGATGGGTCTATCAATGCCAGCATGGATAGCCCTGATCAGGGAGTAAGCGGTATACCGGTTGATACTGTTAGTTATAAAGAAGGCAATTTGAGCCTTGAGGTGAAATCCATCGAGGGAAGTTTCGAAGGGGTATATAAGGAGAGTAGCGAGACTATTGAAGGAGAATGGAAACAGGCTGGATCAGCTTTCCCACTTATACTTAACAGGATTGAGAAGGTCCCTGAGGTGCAAAGACCTCAGGACCCTGTAAAACCATATCCATATACTGAAGAAGAGGTTATTTATGAAAATAAAGAAGCAGAAATAAAGCTGGCAGGAACATTAACGCTTCCACAGTCGGAGGGACCTTTCCCGGCAGTCATACTCATAACAGGTTCAGGACAGCAAAATCGTGATGAAGAGATCTTCGGCCACCGTCCGTTCCTTGTACTCTCAGATAATCTGACACGCCAGGGTATTGCCGTGCTTCGGGTAGATGATCGAGGTATTGGAGGATCGACTGGGAATTTTTCACAGGCTACAACTGAGGACTTTGCAGGAGATGTGCTTGCAGGCGTTGAATTTCTAAAAAACCGCACTGAAATAAATCCAGACCAAATAGGGTTGATAGGGCACAGCGAAGGAGGTCTGATTGCACCTATAGTGGCAGTAAAATCCCCAGACATTGCATTCATTGTACTGATGGCAGCCCCTGGGCTGACTGGAGAGGAAATTCTGTATATGCAAAGTGACCTGATTGCAAGAGCCGAGGGAGTAAGTAATGAGACTATTGCGCAAAATAGAGCTTTAATGAATAGAATGTTTTCTGTAGTAAAAGAAGAAGAAAATAACACAATTGCTGAGGAGAAGCTTCGTGAAATTCTAAGGGCTGAGCTGGCAAATTTGAGCGAAGAGGAAAAAGCAAATTTAGGCTATTCCGAGGCTGCTATTGACTCACAGGTAAAAGAACTCTCCTCACCGTGGATGCGCTTCTTCCTGATATATGACCCCAGGCCGACATTGATGAGAGTTAAATGCCCCGTACTGGCAATCAGTGGGGAAAAAGACCTTCAGGTTCCGCCTAAAGAAAACCTCCTCGCTATTGATGAGGCTCTCAGGGCAGGAGGCAATAAAGATTATTCAGTTAAAGAACTGCCAGGTCTCAACCATTTATTCCAGACCGCTAAAACAGGATCTCCCTCAGAGTACGCGAGAATAGAAGAAACTATCTCTCCGGTTGCTCTGGAGACTATCGGAAACTGGATTTCGGAGCATACACAGTAA